Proteins encoded within one genomic window of Lynx canadensis isolate LIC74 chromosome B4, mLynCan4.pri.v2, whole genome shotgun sequence:
- the SLC17A8 gene encoding vesicular glutamate transporter 3, with protein MPFKAFDTFKEKILKPGKEGVKNAVGDSLGILQRKIDGTNDEEDNTELNEEGRPVQTSRQRPPLCNCHCCGIPKRYIIAIMSGLGFCISFGIRCNLGVAIVEMVNNSTVYVDGKPEIQTAQFNWDPETVGLIHGSFFWGYIVTQIPGGFISNKFAANRVFGAAIFLTSTLNMFIPSAARVHYGCVMGVRILQGLVEGVTYPACHGMWSKWAPPLERSRLATTSFCGSYAGAVIAMPLAGVLVQYIGWASVFYIYGMFGIIWYTFWLLQAYECPAAHPTISSEERTYIETSIGEGANVVSLSKFNTPWKKFFTSLPVYAIIVANFCRSWTFYLLLISQPAYFEEVFGFAISKVGLLSAVPHMVMTIIVPIGGQLADYLRSRKILTTTAVRKIMNCGGFGMEATLLLVVGFSHTKGVAISFLVLAVGFSGFAISGFNVNHLDIAPRYASILMGISNGVGTLSGMVCPLIVGAMTKHKTREEWQNVFLIAALVHYSGVIFYGVFASGEKQEWADPENLSEEKCGIIDQDELAEETELNHESFASPKKKMSYGATTQNCEVQKEKWRGQRGVTLDEEELTSYQNEEGNFSDTA; from the exons AAAAATCGATGGGACCAATGATGAAGAAGATAACACTGAGCTGAATGAAGAAGGAAGGCCAGTGCAGACTTCCAGGCAGAGGCCCCCACTCTGCAACTGCCACTGCTGTGGCATCCCCAAGCGTTACATCATTGCCATTATGAGTGggctgggattctgcatttccttTGGGATTCGCTGCAATCTTGGAGTTGCCATTGTGGAAATGGTCAACAACAGCACTGTATATGTTGACGGAAAACCAGAAATTCAG ACAGCACAGTTTAATTGGGATCCAGAGACAGTGGGCCTTATCCATGGATCTTTTTTCTGGGGTTATATTGTGACACAAATTCCAGGTGGTTTCATTTCAAATAAGTTTGCTGCTAACAG GGTCTTTGGAGCTGCCATCTTCTTAACATCAACATTGAACATGTTCATCCCTTCTGCAGCCAGAGTGCATTACGGCTGTGTCATGGGTGTCAGAATTTTGCAAGGTCTAGTGGAG GGTGTGACTTACCCAGCGTGCCACGGGATGTGGAGTAAGTGGGCACCACCTTTGGAGAGAAGCCGACTGGCCACAACCTCTTTTTGTG GTTCCTATGCGGGGGCAGTGATTGCCATGCCTCTGGCTGGGGTGTTGGTACAGTACATTGGATGGGCCtctgtcttttatatttatg GTATGTTTGGGATTATTTGGTACACATTTTGGCTGCTGCAGGCCTATGAATGTCCCGCTGCTCACCCAACAATATCCAGTGAGGAGAGGACCTACATAGAGACAAGTATAGGAGAAGGAGCCAACGTGGTTAGTCTCAGT AAATTTAACACACCATGGAAAAAATTTTTCACATCGTTGCCAGTTTATGCAATCATTGTGGCAAATTTTTGCAGAAGCTGGACCTTTTATTTGCTGTTAATAAGTCAGCCTGCTTATTTTGAAGAGGTCTTTGGATTTGCAATAAGTAAG gTGGGTCTCTTGTCAGCAGTCCCACACATGGTTATGACCATCATTGTGCCGATTGGAGGACAATTGGCTGATTatttaagaagcagaaaaatttTGACCACAACTGCTGTCAGAAAAATCATGAACTGTGGAG GTTTTGGCATGGAGGCAACCTTACTCCTGGTGGTTGGCTTTTCCCATACCAAAGGGGTGGCCATCTCCTTTCTGGTGCTTGCTGTAGGATTTAGTGGCTTTGCTATTTCAG GTTTTAACGTCAACCACCTGGACATTGCCCCGCGCTATGCCAGCATTCTCATGGGGATCTCAAATGGAGTGGGAACTCTCTCTGGAATGGTCTGTCCCCTCATTGTCGGTGCAATGACCAAGCACAAG ACTCGTGAGGAATGGCAGAATGTGTTCCTCATAGCTGCCCTGGTGCACTACAGTGGCGTGATCTTCTATGGGGTCTTTGCTTCTGGGGAGAAACAGGAATGGGCTGACCCTGAGAATCTCTCTGAGGAGAAGTGTGGAATCATTGACCAAGATGAGTTAGCTGAGGAGACAGAACTCAACCATGAGAGTTTTGCAAGTCCCAAAAAGAAGATGTCTTATGGTGCCACCACCCAGAATTGTGAAGTCcagaaggagaaatggagaggacagagaggagtGACCCTCGATGAGGAAGAGCTGACATCCTACCAGAATGAAGAGGGAAACTTCTCAGACACAGCCTAG